A region of Diospyros lotus cultivar Yz01 chromosome 3, ASM1463336v1, whole genome shotgun sequence DNA encodes the following proteins:
- the LOC127798398 gene encoding protein SRC2 homolog, whose product MASGYEVEVTITSAKDLKNVNWRHGPLRPYAVAWVDPKSKCSTNVDKERDTCPYWNHSLVIPLDAPIEDSTLFIDIVQADAAEDTKPLIGSARLRLREVVDEAGLGRRAPRKLELKRPSGRPHGKLEVEVSVRGPPYRAPDPYYAPPYGVPPASSRDYYAAPPSYGGNPYAAPPASGNPYASPYQAAPPSGYPYAAAPPYGQPSGGYGQEYYGQPPKEEKKSKYGLGTGLAVGAVAGVLGGLVIGEAAEAVEDKIADDAAERVEDDFANDDGGFDGDDF is encoded by the coding sequence ATGGCGTCGGGATACGAGGTCGAGGTGACGATCACGTCGGCGAAGGATCTGAAGAACGTGAACTGGCGGCACGGCCCGCTGCGGCCGTACGCCGTCGCGTGGGTGGACCCGAAGTCCAAATGCTCCACTAACGTCGACAAGGAGAGGGACACATGTCCCTACTGGAACCATTCGCTTGTCATCCCCCTCGACGCGCCGATCGAGGACTCCACGCTCTTCATCGACATCGTCCAGGCCGATGCCGCCGAGGACACCAAGCCGCTGATTGGCTCCGCCCGCCTCCGCCTCCGTGAGGTCGTCGACGAGGCTGGCCTCGGCCGGCGCGCCCCCCGCAAGCTCGAGCTCAAACGCCCCTCCGGCCGGCCCCATGGCAAGCTCGAAGTCGAGGTTTCCGTGCGCGGACCCCCCTATCGTGCGCCCGACCCGTACTACGCCCCACCTTACGGCGTCCCGCCGGCTTCCTCAAGAGACTACTACGCAGCCCCTCCAAGCTACGGCGGTAACCCCTACGCAGCCCCGCCGGCGTCCGGGAACCCCTACGCGTCGCCGTATCAGGCGGCCCCGCCGTCCGGGTACCCATACGCCGCGGCGCCTCCGTACGGTCAGCCATCGGGCGGGTACGGGCAGGAGTATTACGGGCAGCCGccgaaggaagagaagaagagcaagTACGGGCTGGGGACGGGATTGGCTGTGGGCGCGGTCGCAGGAGTGTTGGGTGGGCTGGTGATAGGGGAGGCCGCGGAGGCCGTGGAGGACAAGATCGCGGATGACGCGGCGGAGCGGGTGGAGGATGATTTTGCAAATGATGATGGTGGATTTGACGGTGATGACTTCTAA